In a genomic window of Thermoprotei archaeon:
- a CDS encoding nucleotidyltransferase family protein codes for MNVLKAVILAGGYGKRLRPLTDSRPKALIEISGKSIIEWQIDWLISYDIREFIVCAGYMKEKFLETIGSGSKYGVKIYYSIEDEPLGTGGALKNTEALLKNENGFLTINGDIITNLNPLELARNNNENTGTMALVPLRSPYGIVEITDGNFIKNFIEKPQLDYWINAGVYYFKPDVFNYLPEKGDIERITFPELAKINKLNAVTFKNVFWRSIDTQKDIEEVEKEILKIKH; via the coding sequence GTGAACGTTTTGAAGGCTGTTATACTTGCTGGTGGTTATGGTAAAAGATTGCGCCCCCTCACTGATAGTCGTCCAAAAGCACTAATAGAAATTAGTGGTAAATCTATTATTGAGTGGCAAATTGATTGGCTTATTTCTTATGATATTAGAGAATTTATAGTATGTGCAGGTTATATGAAAGAGAAATTTCTTGAAACCATAGGAAGTGGTTCAAAATATGGTGTGAAAATATATTATTCTATAGAGGATGAACCATTGGGTACAGGTGGAGCTCTGAAAAATACTGAAGCCTTATTAAAGAATGAGAATGGTTTTCTTACAATTAACGGAGATATAATAACAAACCTTAATCCCCTAGAATTGGCAAGAAATAATAATGAAAATACCGGAACAATGGCGTTAGTTCCATTGAGAAGCCCCTATGGTATAGTTGAAATTACAGATGGAAATTTTATTAAAAACTTTATAGAAAAACCGCAATTAGATTATTGGATTAATGCGGGTGTATACTATTTCAAGCCAGATGTCTTCAACTATCTTCCCGAAAAGGGGGATATAGAAAGAATAACGTTTCCAGAACTAGCAAAGATTAACAAATTAAATGCAGTAACATTCAAAAACGTATTTTGGAGATCCATAGATACTCAGAAGGATATTGAGGAAGTAGAAAAAGAAATATTGAAAATAAAACATTAG
- a CDS encoding HD family hydrolase, with amino-acid sequence MPKFHDFIEFIGVLKNIPRIGWIQRGVPLQLCETVAEHIFEVSSLALMFSQRVIYSGVQVDLSKVLSMSIIHDWAEAITGDIPRSLSKYFSISMKENIEMMILSDMFKDEMDIIKKFFAEYLERKSTEAQLVKLADHVSTVLQGRRYLSSGYNVNDIVNNSTSEALKLVEKGELSVLKHLIEELLSNSR; translated from the coding sequence ATGCCAAAGTTTCACGACTTTATTGAATTTATAGGTGTTTTGAAGAACATTCCTAGAATTGGATGGATTCAGCGTGGTGTTCCATTACAGTTATGTGAGACTGTTGCTGAACATATTTTTGAAGTTTCAAGTCTTGCGCTCATGTTTTCTCAAAGAGTTATATATTCTGGTGTTCAGGTCGACTTATCAAAGGTGCTTTCGATGAGTATAATTCATGATTGGGCTGAGGCGATAACTGGAGATATTCCTAGATCACTAAGCAAATACTTTTCAATAAGCATGAAAGAAAACATAGAAATGATGATCCTCTCTGATATGTTTAAAGACGAGATGGATATTATAAAGAAATTTTTTGCAGAATATTTGGAAAGAAAGAGCACCGAGGCACAGTTAGTGAAGTTGGCTGATCATGTATCCACAGTGTTGCAGGGTAGAAGGTACTTGTCATCCGGCTATAATGTAAATGACATTGTAAACAACAGCACATCTGAAGCTTTAAAACTTGTTGAAAAAGGGGAACTAAGTGTATTAAAACATTTAATAGAAGAATTGTTGAGCAATTCAAGATAG
- the deoC gene encoding deoxyribose-phosphate aldolase, whose translation MNTQSNIKITREQLAKMIEHTLLRPDATRSDIEKLCRDAVEHGFYSVVVNPSYVSLAVSLLKNTEVRVVSVVGFPFGSTLPKVKAFEAEQVLKLGASEIDMVINIGALKDHNYELVKKDIEGVIKVARKYNALVKVIIETCYLTDEEKVIACKIAEEAGADFVKTSTGFGTGGATIHDVELMRKSISKHIGIKAAGGIRTAEQALAMIKAGATRIGASRSVEIINSLREQRT comes from the coding sequence ATGAACACACAATCTAATATTAAAATAACTCGTGAACAACTAGCTAAAATGATTGAACACACATTATTAAGACCGGACGCTACCAGATCAGATATTGAAAAATTATGCAGGGATGCAGTGGAACATGGTTTTTATTCAGTAGTCGTAAATCCATCTTATGTTAGCTTAGCTGTATCACTATTAAAGAATACTGAAGTTAGAGTTGTAAGTGTGGTTGGATTTCCTTTTGGCTCAACATTACCAAAGGTAAAAGCATTTGAAGCAGAACAAGTATTAAAACTAGGAGCTAGTGAAATAGACATGGTAATTAATATAGGCGCTTTGAAGGATCATAATTATGAATTAGTTAAAAAAGATATTGAAGGAGTAATAAAAGTTGCCCGCAAATATAATGCACTTGTCAAAGTCATAATCGAAACATGTTATCTAACTGATGAAGAAAAAGTAATTGCCTGTAAAATTGCAGAAGAGGCCGGAGCAGATTTTGTTAAAACTAGCACTGGCTTTGGAACTGGCGGAGCAACAATTCATGATGTAGAGCTAATGAGAAAATCTATCAGCAAACATATTGGAATAAAAGCTGCAGGAGGAATACGTACAGCAGAACAAGCATTAGCGATGATAAAAGCAGGAGCTACAAGAATAGGTGCTAGCAGAAGTGTAGAGATCATTAACAGTCTAAGAGAACAGAGAACTTGA
- a CDS encoding 50S ribosomal protein L40e, whose protein sequence is MPISDPEKLMLAQMYKLSYKICRKCGAHNPMDATRCRKCKSKNLRLKHREIKKV, encoded by the coding sequence ATGCCCATATCAGATCCCGAAAAATTAATGCTTGCGCAAATGTATAAACTAAGTTACAAAATCTGTAGAAAATGCGGAGCACACAATCCAATGGATGCCACGCGTTGCAGAAAATGTAAAAGCAAAAATCTAAGACTGAAACATAGAGAAATCAAGAAAGTATAG
- a CDS encoding glycosyltransferase gives MIELVVRLRKISVVIPTYNERENISELIKKLESLELNLEIIIVDDNSPDNTAEEAMKLADKYNNIKVLKRPGKLGLGSAIADGMKIASGDYIAVMDADLQHPPEKLLEIYKTLENGSDIVIASRYVEGGIIKGWSFYRKIVSKGATLLAHLLLPETKAIKDPLSGFFAFKRTSINNFIPSTHGYKILLELLYQSKVENIKIAEIPYTFITRKRGKSKLSLSEMLRYLNLILKLNEYRIIKFMMVGVIGILVNEGVLYYLVENSLKLIYASPLAIETSIISNHLLNNIWTFKTRSTKKINTYLDSLAKYHVSVLLGAIVNFASLVLLTSLGFHYLLSNILGIFLGFISNYLFSEHFVWKRLIK, from the coding sequence ATGATAGAATTGGTGGTTAGGCTGCGTAAAATTAGTGTAGTAATACCAACTTACAATGAAAGAGAGAATATTAGCGAGCTTATTAAGAAGCTAGAATCGTTAGAGCTTAATCTAGAAATCATCATAGTTGACGATAATAGTCCTGATAATACTGCTGAAGAAGCTATGAAACTCGCTGATAAGTATAATAATATCAAGGTTCTTAAAAGACCCGGAAAACTAGGTCTTGGGTCTGCTATAGCTGATGGCATGAAGATTGCCTCGGGAGATTACATAGCAGTAATGGACGCTGATCTACAACATCCACCTGAAAAGCTTTTGGAGATTTATAAAACACTTGAGAATGGTTCCGACATAGTAATAGCTTCAAGATATGTAGAAGGTGGCATCATCAAAGGTTGGAGTTTTTATAGAAAAATAGTAAGTAAGGGAGCAACATTGTTAGCTCATCTGTTACTTCCTGAGACAAAGGCTATTAAAGATCCATTATCAGGTTTCTTTGCGTTTAAAAGAACTTCTATAAATAATTTTATACCAAGCACACACGGATATAAGATCCTCTTGGAACTCTTGTACCAATCAAAAGTTGAGAACATTAAAATTGCCGAGATTCCATATACCTTTATTACAAGAAAACGAGGTAAAAGTAAACTTAGCCTTAGCGAGATGCTACGTTATCTAAATTTAATACTTAAACTAAACGAATACAGAATAATAAAATTCATGATGGTAGGCGTGATAGGCATCTTGGTTAACGAAGGAGTACTTTACTATTTAGTTGAGAACAGTTTGAAGCTTATTTACGCAAGTCCATTAGCAATAGAAACATCAATAATAAGTAATCACTTATTAAATAACATATGGACATTTAAGACACGTAGCACTAAAAAAATTAATACATACTTGGACAGTCTTGCTAAGTATCATGTAAGTGTATTATTAGGTGCCATTGTAAATTTTGCATCCTTAGTGTTACTTACTAGTTTAGGATTTCATTATTTACTCTCAAACATTCTAGGTATTTTTCTAGGGTTCATAAGTAATTACTTATTCAGTGAACATTTTGTGTGGAAGCGACTGATCAAATAA
- a CDS encoding KH domain-containing protein, which yields MYPSRIVISIPEARLKSILDKDSWFISEVEKTTGTKITVKKETGEITIDVSKNSKQSDIIRAREMIQAYGHGFDPNDALRLRNSDVFMEIINLKDYLSSSNDIIRVKGRIIGAGGKTKSTIIELTGASISISDNEIVIIGDFEQLQVAKRAIEMLINGSPHTVVYRFLERFKSAQKIKSLKSLGGDT from the coding sequence ATGTATCCCTCAAGGATCGTTATTAGCATTCCTGAAGCTCGCCTTAAATCTATACTAGATAAGGACTCATGGTTTATTTCTGAGGTAGAAAAAACTACTGGAACAAAAATTACTGTAAAAAAGGAAACTGGTGAAATTACAATCGATGTCAGTAAAAATTCTAAGCAAAGCGATATAATAAGGGCGAGAGAAATGATCCAAGCCTATGGACACGGATTCGATCCAAATGATGCATTAAGATTACGTAATTCTGATGTTTTTATGGAAATAATAAACCTTAAAGACTACTTATCATCATCTAATGATATCATCAGAGTGAAAGGAAGAATCATTGGAGCTGGTGGTAAAACTAAATCTACAATAATCGAGTTGACTGGTGCTAGTATCAGTATCAGTGATAATGAAATAGTCATAATAGGTGATTTCGAACAACTTCAAGTAGCTAAAAGAGCCATAGAAATGTTAATTAACGGTTCTCCGCATACCGTAGTTTATAGATTTTTAGAACGCTTTAAGTCAGCTCAAAAAATAAAATCACTAAAAAGTTTAGGAGGTGACACCTGA